From a region of the Synechococcus sp. PCC 7502 genome:
- a CDS encoding glycosyltransferase family 9 protein, which yields MRVLALVPGGIGDQLLMFPTLDSLKQIYPQGLIDVVVEPRSQGAYRISQSVNKVWNFDFKGINSLADWGNLIGTIRDQEYDAVFSLGQRWSVGFLLWLTGIPNRISYAGQGDIFLTRAIPLNRDQYAAKMYHDLLQGLDLNPEFSGIKVSIPKKDLDWAEAEQIRLNIKESGYILIHGGSSALAKQKGIDKIYPATSWAKVIESLQTRLVNLPVVLIAGPEDGDLVKELQEQVSKPLLVTSPPDIGKLAGIIGAANLLLCTDSGPMHIGVGVGTNLVALFGPTDPEKLLPQEKRIIAIKSPAGQPISAIAPEDIIARLFP from the coding sequence ATGCGTGTACTAGCTTTAGTCCCGGGCGGAATTGGCGATCAATTACTGATGTTTCCGACTTTAGACAGCCTCAAACAAATCTATCCCCAAGGATTAATTGATGTGGTTGTCGAGCCGCGATCGCAAGGAGCTTACCGAATTTCACAGTCAGTTAATAAAGTTTGGAATTTTGATTTTAAGGGTATCAATAGTCTGGCAGACTGGGGTAACTTAATTGGTACAATTCGGGATCAAGAGTATGATGCCGTGTTCTCCTTGGGGCAGCGCTGGTCAGTGGGGTTTTTACTCTGGCTGACAGGAATCCCCAATCGGATTTCCTATGCGGGACAGGGAGATATATTTTTGACGAGGGCTATTCCCTTAAATCGTGATCAGTATGCCGCTAAGATGTATCACGACTTGCTCCAAGGCTTAGATTTAAACCCCGAATTTTCTGGTATTAAGGTTAGTATTCCTAAAAAAGATTTAGATTGGGCAGAAGCTGAGCAGATTCGCTTAAATATTAAAGAGAGTGGTTATATCTTAATTCATGGTGGTTCCAGTGCTTTAGCTAAGCAAAAGGGTATTGATAAAATTTATCCCGCTACGAGTTGGGCGAAGGTGATCGAGTCTTTGCAAACTAGACTAGTCAATTTACCTGTGGTTTTAATTGCTGGTCCAGAGGATGGAGATTTGGTTAAGGAACTACAAGAGCAGGTTTCTAAGCCCCTTTTAGTAACCTCACCACCAGATATAGGCAAATTAGCAGGCATAATTGGTGCAGCAAATCTCCTTTTATGTACGGATAGTGGTCCTATGCACATTGGTGTGGGTGTTGGTACTAACTTGGTGGCGTTATTTGGACCGACCGATCCAGAGAAACTGCTACCTCAGGAAAAACGGATTATTGCGATCAAATCTCCTGCGGGTCAGCCGATTAGTGCGATCGCCCCCGAAGATATAATTGCGCGCTTGTTCCCTTAA
- a CDS encoding DUF433 domain-containing protein has translation MTLNNLLEMKGIIHRDPDIMSGVPVFKGTRVPLQTFFDYLEGDGGLAEFIDDFPYLKSQVMRVLESAAKLLIAQERSA, from the coding sequence ATGACACTAAATAACTTATTGGAAATGAAAGGGATTATTCATCGCGATCCCGATATAATGAGTGGAGTTCCAGTTTTTAAGGGAACGAGAGTTCCTCTGCAAACTTTTTTTGACTATCTTGAAGGCGATGGAGGCTTAGCTGAGTTTATTGATGATTTTCCTTATCTGAAATCACAAGTCATGAGAGTTTTGGAAAGTGCCGCTAAATTATTAATTGCTCAGGAACGTTCTGCTTGA
- a CDS encoding MarR family winged helix-turn-helix transcriptional regulator, with protein MNPEQLSEPLASEQCANKVMEVLPVVMKFLRAEMRSHKSSSLSVPQFRALAFLHLSPGSSLSDLAEHLGVTKATASAMAERLVQRDLITRLEHPQQRRQVVLTLTAEGLTLLQESRQFTRNKIADILSQLPPQELQAVETGLAKLGNLFMIS; from the coding sequence ATGAACCCAGAGCAGCTTTCCGAACCCCTAGCCTCCGAGCAATGTGCTAATAAGGTCATGGAAGTTTTACCTGTGGTGATGAAGTTTCTCCGTGCTGAAATGCGTAGCCATAAATCCTCTTCGCTTTCGGTGCCGCAGTTTCGAGCCTTAGCTTTTTTGCATCTTAGCCCCGGTAGTTCGCTTTCCGATCTAGCTGAACATTTGGGTGTAACCAAAGCCACCGCCTCAGCTATGGCAGAAAGACTAGTCCAACGTGATCTGATCACTCGTTTGGAGCATCCTCAGCAACGACGACAGGTAGTACTAACCTTAACTGCTGAAGGCTTAACTCTTTTACAGGAGTCTCGTCAATTTACCCGCAACAAAATTGCTGATATTTTGAGTCAACTGCCTCCGCAAGAACTGCAAGCGGTGGAAACAGGCTTAGCTAAACTTGGCAACTTATTTATGATTTCTTAG
- a CDS encoding DUF4336 domain-containing protein: MEQDWRWDFWYPLPLYPYNLRRTVRTEIVKDQIWAFDQLQGIFYVVVPIRMTVVKLEAGGLVVYAPIAPTAECLKLLRELTTVHGEVKYIILPTASGLEHKVYVAPFARHFQQAQVYVSPSQWSYPLNLPLSWLGFPRDRTHILPQDSSQTPFASEFDYAILEPINLGLGTFEEVAFYHRRSQTLLVTDIVLSIPDSPPAITQLDPYPLLFHAKEDAAHNPEDTPANRIKGWQRIVLFTFYFKPHALETLSLGAAWQNSFGAKERSPKTYFGLYPFQWQDHWRASFENLCRHGQLLVAPILQTLILKRSPQKVRYWVEKVSRWQFTRIVPCHFQAEIKATPAEFKQAFVFLDDQVPNPLPDQDFQLLKAIEHNLIKLKILPK; the protein is encoded by the coding sequence ATGGAGCAGGACTGGCGTTGGGATTTTTGGTATCCGCTTCCTTTATATCCCTATAATCTTAGGCGCACGGTGCGGACTGAGATTGTTAAGGATCAAATTTGGGCATTCGATCAACTGCAAGGTATTTTCTATGTGGTAGTGCCGATTCGCATGACTGTGGTAAAGCTGGAAGCAGGAGGATTAGTAGTCTATGCCCCGATTGCTCCAACTGCAGAATGTTTAAAGCTATTAAGGGAATTAACAACTGTCCATGGGGAGGTTAAATATATAATTCTGCCCACAGCATCAGGTCTGGAGCATAAGGTGTATGTGGCTCCCTTTGCCCGACATTTTCAGCAGGCTCAAGTTTATGTGTCGCCCAGTCAGTGGAGCTATCCCCTTAATTTACCCTTAAGTTGGTTAGGTTTTCCCCGCGATCGCACCCATATCCTGCCCCAAGATTCATCTCAGACCCCCTTTGCCTCAGAATTTGACTATGCGATTTTAGAGCCAATTAATTTGGGTTTAGGAACCTTTGAAGAGGTGGCTTTTTATCATCGGCGATCGCAAACTTTATTAGTTACTGATATTGTGCTATCCATTCCTGACAGCCCACCTGCAATTACCCAACTCGATCCCTATCCGTTACTATTTCACGCCAAGGAGGACGCTGCTCACAATCCTGAAGATACCCCCGCAAATCGGATCAAAGGCTGGCAACGTATTGTTTTATTTACCTTTTATTTCAAGCCCCATGCCCTAGAAACCCTAAGCTTAGGTGCAGCATGGCAAAATTCTTTTGGAGCTAAGGAGCGATCGCCCAAGACCTATTTTGGTTTATATCCATTTCAATGGCAGGATCACTGGAGAGCATCTTTTGAAAATTTATGCAGACATGGGCAATTATTAGTTGCACCAATTTTACAGACTTTAATTCTTAAGCGATCGCCGCAAAAGGTGAGGTATTGGGTAGAAAAAGTCAGCCGTTGGCAGTTTACCCGCATAGTTCCCTGTCACTTCCAAGCAGAGATCAAGGCAACACCAGCAGAATTTAAGCAAGCATTTGTATTTTTAGATGATCAAGTTCCTAATCCTTTACCCGATCAAGATTTTCAATTATTAAAGGCGATCGAACACAATCTAATTAAGCTTAAAATTTTGCCCAAATAG
- a CDS encoding IS5 family transposase, which translates to MLNPYSSSLTDKEWEIIEPLLPKKKQTRPPTWTKRQILDGILYQLKNGCNWRDMPRDLPPFSTVYRYYKEWKDTGTFTAIMEALHATAREQSKKSKWTTLIIIDSQAVKNTCNASIESKGFCSYKATNGIKRHLAVDTLGI; encoded by the coding sequence ATGCTAAATCCATACTCAAGTAGCCTAACAGATAAAGAATGGGAAATTATAGAACCATTGCTCCCAAAGAAAAAGCAAACTAGACCGCCAACTTGGACAAAAAGACAAATTTTAGACGGCATACTCTACCAACTCAAAAACGGTTGTAATTGGCGAGATATGCCCCGAGACTTACCACCATTCTCTACAGTCTATCGATACTACAAGGAGTGGAAAGATACAGGTACATTTACTGCGATTATGGAAGCTTTACATGCAACAGCCCGTGAACAGTCAAAAAAATCAAAATGGACAACTTTAATCATCATTGACTCACAAGCAGTGAAAAATACTTGTAATGCAAGTATAGAATCCAAGGGCTTCTGCTCCTACAAAGCAACTAACGGGATCAAAAGACATTTAGCCGTTGACACTCTGGGTATTTAA
- a CDS encoding DUF5615 family PIN-like protein codes for MDENLLSRKLKQPFLSKGHEVYNIDDMGWRGFKDSEILRLAENHPFEAFITADKNLRYQQNLVGKSLRIVVLDAPSTRPDYLLPLMKRISEVITSLPAGVVISINDSCEFI; via the coding sequence TTGGATGAAAATCTTTTGAGTAGAAAACTCAAGCAGCCTTTTCTATCTAAAGGTCATGAAGTTTACAATATTGATGATATGGGATGGCGTGGATTTAAGGATAGTGAAATTCTTCGCTTAGCTGAGAATCATCCTTTTGAGGCTTTTATTACTGCGGATAAGAACTTGCGTTATCAGCAAAATTTAGTGGGAAAGAGTTTGAGGATTGTGGTTTTGGATGCTCCTAGTACTAGACCTGATTATTTACTTCCGTTGATGAAACGAATAAGTGAAGTGATTACATCTTTACCCGCAGGAGTTGTCATATCAATCAATGACTCGTGTGAGTTTATATAA
- a CDS encoding efflux RND transporter permease subunit, whose protein sequence is MNISQPFIRRPVMTTLIMLAILIFGIVGYTSLPVSDLPSVDFPTIQVSANLPGASPETMAASVATPLEQQFSAIAGLDSMSSTSNVGSTQITLQFALNRPIDGAAQDVQSAIAKAAKQLPTTLTTPPSYRKVNPADQPILYIALKSDILPLSEVDKYANTMLAQRLSMVDGVAQVQVFGSQKYAVRIELDPQALQTKGISIDEVAKAIAQGNSNQPVGTLYGQEQSLTVESNAELNNAAAYRPLVVAYRNGAPVHLEEIGKISDSVENDKLASWYNGTRAIILAIQRQPGTNTVQIVESIKAILPNFQTQIPAAIDMEILYDRSQTVKASVEDVQFSLLLSIALVVMVIFIFLKNLSATIIPSLALPLSIMATFAVMSRLNFSLDNLSLMALTLSVGFVIDDAVVVLENIVRHLEMGERPFQAALNGSKEIGFTVLSMTLSLVAVFIPILFMGGILGRLFQEFAVTMAIAILVSGFVSLSLTPMLSSRFLRSHGHKTHESEHNHHNQDSEPEHQGIFIRFYSWSLRKSLQHHRVTMVLSGLIFLVTVYLFIAIPKGFIPNDDLGQLTATTEAVQGISFTEMAKHQEQLVEIIRKNPNIDAVNSTIGAGGPNASANNGRLFMRLKPRHDRQKNADAIVQELRPQLQGIPGIRVFLQNPPQIRIGGQQTKALYQFSMSSTDLNELYQYAPQLEKKLKQIPELQDVNSDLQIKNPQVKVNIDRDRASALGLTAEQIESTLSYAYATRQVSTIYAPENQYQVIMGLAPEYQEDINALDLLFVRSSNGQQIPLSTVATLTKTVGPLSVNHVGQLAAVTISFNLKPGISLSDATAIITNQAKEILPATISTAFQGTAQAFQSSLQGLGFLLLAAIFIIYIVLGILYEDFIHPLTILSSLPSAGFGALLTLMVFQMDLNIYAFVGVILLVGIVKKNGIMMIDFAIASQKENRQPPRAAIYEACLVRFRPIMMTTIAALVGSLPIAVGFGAGADARRSLGLAVVGGLVFSQLLTLYITPVFYLYMESLRQKLQKRRKPKQKFILPKEHLKHLN, encoded by the coding sequence GTGAATATCTCCCAGCCATTCATTCGCCGCCCCGTTATGACGACGCTAATTATGTTAGCAATCCTGATTTTTGGCATCGTCGGCTATACATCTTTACCTGTTAGTGATTTACCTAGTGTCGATTTTCCTACTATTCAAGTATCAGCCAATTTGCCCGGTGCTAGTCCAGAAACCATGGCAGCATCGGTCGCAACTCCTCTGGAGCAGCAATTCTCGGCGATCGCAGGCTTAGATTCCATGTCTTCTACTAGTAATGTGGGCAGTACTCAGATTACTTTACAATTTGCTCTTAATCGTCCCATTGATGGAGCCGCCCAAGATGTCCAGTCGGCGATCGCCAAAGCTGCTAAACAACTTCCTACTACATTAACCACTCCACCTTCCTATCGCAAAGTTAATCCCGCCGATCAACCAATTCTTTATATTGCTCTAAAGTCGGACATTCTGCCTCTATCGGAAGTGGATAAATATGCGAATACGATGCTGGCACAAAGGCTATCGATGGTGGATGGAGTGGCGCAGGTACAGGTGTTCGGCTCCCAAAAATATGCAGTTCGCATTGAACTCGATCCCCAAGCTTTGCAAACTAAAGGTATTAGCATTGATGAAGTCGCTAAAGCGATCGCCCAAGGAAATTCCAATCAGCCCGTGGGTACTCTCTATGGACAAGAGCAGAGCCTAACCGTAGAATCTAATGCTGAACTGAATAATGCCGCCGCCTATCGTCCTCTAGTAGTTGCATACCGTAATGGCGCACCTGTTCATTTAGAAGAGATTGGCAAAATTTCCGATAGTGTGGAAAACGATAAACTAGCTAGCTGGTATAACGGCACTAGGGCAATTATTTTGGCGATTCAACGTCAACCTGGTACTAATACAGTCCAAATTGTTGAGTCAATTAAAGCCATTCTTCCCAACTTTCAGACACAGATTCCCGCTGCCATTGACATGGAGATTCTGTATGATCGCTCCCAAACGGTGAAAGCTTCAGTGGAGGATGTGCAGTTTAGCTTACTCCTTTCCATTGCCCTCGTAGTAATGGTGATTTTTATCTTTCTCAAAAATCTCTCTGCTACGATCATTCCCAGTCTAGCGTTACCGTTATCCATTATGGCTACCTTTGCGGTGATGTCTCGCCTCAATTTTTCCCTAGATAATCTATCCCTAATGGCGCTTACCCTGTCCGTAGGATTCGTAATTGATGATGCCGTGGTGGTATTAGAGAATATTGTGCGCCATTTAGAAATGGGAGAACGTCCGTTTCAAGCGGCTTTGAATGGTTCCAAAGAGATTGGCTTCACGGTTTTATCCATGACTCTTTCCCTTGTGGCTGTGTTTATTCCCATTTTATTTATGGGTGGAATTTTAGGGCGGTTATTTCAAGAGTTTGCCGTGACTATGGCGATCGCTATCTTAGTTTCTGGCTTTGTATCTCTTAGTTTAACGCCAATGCTATCCAGTCGATTTTTGCGATCGCATGGACATAAGACCCATGAAAGCGAACATAATCATCATAATCAAGATAGTGAACCAGAACATCAGGGCATATTTATCCGTTTTTATAGCTGGAGTTTGCGTAAATCTCTCCAACATCATCGGGTAACTATGGTGCTATCGGGATTGATTTTTTTAGTCACCGTTTATCTATTTATTGCCATTCCTAAAGGCTTTATTCCCAATGACGATCTAGGACAACTCACGGCAACTACTGAAGCTGTCCAAGGGATTTCCTTTACAGAGATGGCAAAACATCAAGAGCAGTTAGTTGAGATTATTAGAAAAAATCCTAATATTGATGCTGTCAACTCTACCATTGGGGCAGGGGGACCTAATGCTTCTGCTAATAATGGGAGGTTATTCATGCGCCTGAAACCCCGCCATGATCGCCAAAAGAATGCGGATGCGATCGTGCAAGAGCTTAGACCTCAACTGCAAGGCATTCCCGGAATTAGGGTATTTTTACAGAATCCGCCCCAAATTCGGATTGGTGGTCAACAGACCAAGGCTTTATATCAGTTCTCCATGTCTAGTACTGATCTGAATGAGTTATACCAATATGCTCCGCAACTGGAGAAAAAGCTGAAGCAAATCCCAGAATTACAGGATGTCAATAGCGACCTGCAAATCAAAAATCCTCAAGTTAAGGTCAATATTGATCGCGATCGCGCCTCAGCACTAGGATTAACCGCGGAACAAATTGAATCAACGCTTTCCTATGCCTATGCCACCCGTCAAGTTTCGACAATCTATGCCCCTGAAAATCAATATCAGGTAATCATGGGACTTGCTCCTGAATATCAAGAAGATATTAATGCTCTCGATCTGCTATTTGTGCGTTCTAGCAATGGACAACAAATTCCCTTAAGTACGGTCGCCACTTTAACAAAAACCGTAGGACCTTTATCGGTTAACCATGTGGGACAACTAGCTGCCGTCACCATTTCTTTTAACTTAAAGCCGGGGATTTCTCTGAGTGATGCTACTGCCATTATTACAAATCAGGCAAAAGAGATTTTACCTGCAACCATTAGCACCGCCTTCCAAGGTACTGCCCAGGCATTTCAGTCTTCTTTGCAAGGCTTAGGATTTCTGCTCTTGGCAGCAATTTTTATCATCTACATTGTCTTGGGGATTCTCTATGAAGACTTTATCCATCCCCTCACTATCCTTTCCAGTTTGCCATCAGCAGGATTTGGTGCTTTATTGACATTGATGGTGTTCCAAATGGATTTAAATATCTATGCCTTTGTCGGTGTAATTCTACTGGTGGGAATTGTGAAAAAGAATGGGATTATGATGATTGATTTTGCAATCGCTAGCCAAAAAGAAAATCGCCAGCCCCCCCGTGCAGCCATCTATGAAGCATGCCTAGTTCGCTTTCGTCCAATTATGATGACAACGATCGCCGCCTTAGTCGGTTCTTTACCCATTGCTGTGGGCTTTGGGGCGGGAGCAGATGCCCGTCGTTCTCTAGGATTGGCAGTGGTGGGAGGCTTAGTATTTTCCCAACTGTTGACTTTGTATATTACACCTGTGTTTTATCTCTACATGGAATCACTCCGCCAAAAACTACAAAAGCGCAGAAAACCAAAGCAGAAGTTTATCTTACCTAAAGAGCATCTCAAGCATCTTAATTAA
- a CDS encoding YkgJ family cysteine cluster protein, with the protein MNAVEVLKSEIQQVYNQLDSFIETWIENYTSSGGQVFCHKGCNNCCDLPVSITLAEALLISDNFNNDVVNEDKLRTYLDKLIKYVKESKSELDYLKSRRINIGMCPLLNGEGACSIHKKHPIPCRKTLSVLNHQFCKAEAINNLPPLEVRKYLDKVKSISDVTGGRGHYVSETSNLGSYLQNSLRGNTKKLLGFDIFGDLALMVFLAKQEEFIKVVTTKNVRKVTRYLQDNNLLHPYIISIEQAKAKGFG; encoded by the coding sequence ATGAATGCTGTTGAAGTCCTAAAATCTGAAATCCAGCAAGTTTATAATCAACTTGACTCATTTATAGAAACGTGGATAGAAAATTACACCTCTTCTGGCGGTCAAGTATTTTGTCACAAAGGCTGCAACAACTGCTGTGATCTTCCTGTTAGCATAACTCTCGCGGAAGCATTATTGATTTCTGATAATTTCAATAATGATGTAGTAAATGAAGATAAGTTAAGAACTTACTTAGACAAGTTAATTAAATATGTAAAAGAAAGTAAGAGTGAATTAGATTACTTAAAGTCTCGTCGTATTAACATAGGGATGTGTCCGTTACTTAATGGAGAAGGAGCTTGTTCAATTCATAAAAAGCACCCTATTCCTTGTAGAAAGACTTTATCGGTTTTGAATCATCAATTTTGTAAAGCTGAGGCAATAAACAATTTACCACCCTTAGAAGTTCGTAAATATCTTGATAAAGTCAAATCCATTTCAGATGTTACAGGAGGAAGAGGGCATTATGTTTCTGAAACTTCTAATTTAGGTAGCTATCTTCAAAATTCATTGAGAGGCAACACCAAAAAACTATTGGGTTTTGACATCTTTGGTGATCTGGCATTGATGGTTTTTCTTGCTAAACAAGAAGAATTTATTAAAGTTGTTACGACCAAGAATGTTAGAAAAGTTACAAGATATCTGCAAGATAATAATCTACTGCATCCATACATTATTTCAATTGAACAAGCTAAAGCTAAAGGCTTTGGATAA
- a CDS encoding efflux RND transporter periplasmic adaptor subunit — translation MSYSHLSLFVSGVVVLSLPWVISACGTSNSQTEARPPVPVEIAMAMTKTIPVEIRSNGVVEAYSTVAVKSQVGGQLIAVNFKEGQAVKKGDLLFKIDPLPLEASLQQAIANQAKNRAQLNQALANQVKAIALIDQARATKAKDLALAKNADVQTQRYTSLLEQGVTSKQQLEEFQTNSAVFKATLNADQNAIENAIAAAEGTKADIEAAKAEIAAGEAAIESAKVQLSYTTIFSPVDGKTSSLNVDQGNLVKADDTSPLVVISQVKPIYVRFTIPERSLFDVRKYSAQHKLTVIANIGGNTGTKKSAEKLNQNPKGELTFIDSIVDTTTGTVLLKATFPNTKAQLSPGQRLDVRLLLTQAQNAIVVPSTAIQTGQKGQFVYVVKPDNSVDMRSVKVGTTVGNESVIIEGLKAKEAVVIDGQFNLTPKSIVTVKIAEKNQSPDQSKDIPKQTSQN, via the coding sequence ATGAGCTATTCACATTTATCTCTATTTGTGTCTGGAGTAGTTGTATTAAGTTTGCCTTGGGTAATTTCTGCCTGTGGTACTTCAAATTCCCAAACCGAGGCTCGACCGCCTGTGCCTGTAGAAATAGCTATGGCTATGACGAAAACCATCCCTGTGGAAATTCGCAGTAATGGAGTCGTAGAGGCATATTCAACCGTAGCTGTAAAGTCTCAGGTGGGGGGACAATTAATAGCAGTTAATTTTAAGGAAGGTCAAGCTGTTAAAAAGGGGGATTTGCTATTCAAAATCGATCCTCTTCCCCTAGAAGCATCTTTGCAGCAGGCGATCGCTAATCAGGCAAAAAATCGAGCGCAGCTTAATCAGGCTCTAGCAAATCAAGTTAAGGCGATCGCTCTCATTGATCAAGCAAGGGCTACTAAGGCTAAGGACTTGGCACTAGCTAAAAATGCCGATGTTCAAACCCAAAGATATACCAGTCTGTTGGAGCAGGGAGTCACCAGTAAACAGCAGCTAGAGGAGTTTCAAACCAATTCAGCCGTATTCAAAGCCACCCTAAATGCTGATCAAAATGCCATCGAAAATGCGATCGCAGCAGCAGAGGGAACAAAGGCGGATATTGAAGCGGCAAAGGCAGAGATAGCGGCTGGAGAAGCGGCGATTGAGAGTGCCAAAGTGCAGTTATCCTACACCACAATTTTTTCACCTGTAGATGGTAAAACCAGTAGCCTGAATGTGGATCAAGGTAATCTTGTCAAAGCTGATGATACTAGTCCTTTGGTTGTCATTAGTCAGGTCAAGCCAATTTATGTCAGGTTTACAATTCCAGAGCGATCGCTCTTCGATGTGAGAAAGTACTCAGCCCAGCACAAACTTACGGTAATCGCTAATATTGGAGGAAATACTGGCACTAAGAAATCTGCTGAAAAGCTTAATCAGAACCCTAAAGGGGAATTAACTTTTATCGATAGTATTGTTGATACCACCACTGGCACGGTTTTACTCAAGGCAACTTTTCCCAATACTAAAGCTCAACTATCTCCCGGACAAAGACTGGATGTACGGTTGCTTCTCACTCAGGCACAAAATGCGATCGTCGTACCTTCCACAGCGATTCAAACTGGGCAGAAAGGACAATTTGTATATGTAGTTAAACCCGATAATTCCGTAGATATGCGATCGGTAAAAGTTGGAACTACGGTGGGCAATGAAAGTGTAATTATAGAAGGCTTAAAGGCTAAGGAAGCAGTAGTCATAGATGGGCAATTTAATCTCACGCCTAAATCCATAGTTACCGTGAAGATTGCTGAGAAAAATCAATCTCCCGATCAATCTAAAGACATTCCCAAACAAACATCTCAAAACTAA
- a CDS encoding transposase: MLTINIDYFKSKPDDITLTTILLDSGYHIEKLIQELEKIYPEIMTKIRFEISPKVSKQQKAEKGLSGFVVVPTRWVIERSNAWVERCKILVKNFERTLVNATAKLNLCFIRLMLKRIATHEI, from the coding sequence ATGTTAACGATTAACATTGATTACTTCAAATCGAAACCAGATGACATTACGCTAACTACGATATTGCTGGATAGTGGTTATCATATCGAGAAACTGATCCAAGAACTAGAGAAGATATATCCTGAGATTATGACTAAGATTAGGTTTGAAATTTCTCCTAAGGTATCAAAGCAACAGAAGGCAGAAAAAGGTCTGTCTGGGTTTGTAGTTGTGCCGACAAGGTGGGTAATTGAAAGGTCAAATGCTTGGGTTGAAAGATGCAAAATCTTAGTTAAGAACTTTGAGAGAACTCTCGTTAATGCTACAGCTAAACTCAATCTTTGCTTTATTCGTTTGATGCTAAAAAGAATTGCTACTCATGAGATATGA